TTCTCTTCACTCGCCCTATATTCTTTCATATAAtaatttccatttttttctcaaatatgtCTGCCCCCGGAATCCCCACCCCTGACTGCGCCGCCGCCACCACCGCCGCCCTTTATTTCTGCCACAAATGTACTCACACCGTCACCATTACCCTTTCTGACACTGGCGATCTCATTTGCCCTGATTGTAACAGTGACTTTGTCGAAGAATATGAAGACCCTGACCCGATCCCCAATCTAACCCG
This is a stretch of genomic DNA from Capsicum annuum cultivar UCD-10X-F1 unplaced genomic scaffold, UCD10Xv1.1 ctg37065, whole genome shotgun sequence. It encodes these proteins:
- the LOC124891546 gene encoding E3 ubiquitin-protein ligase RING1-like yields the protein MSAPGIPTPDCAAATTAALYFCHKCTHTVTITLSDTGDLICPDCNSDFVEEYEDPDPIPNLTRLPEPVASMLSNIFMGSDSGSDGGGGGGARIPARETR